In Actinomycetota bacterium, one genomic interval encodes:
- a CDS encoding type Z 30S ribosomal protein S14, which yields MAKTALIEKQKRPAKFSARAYNRCKRCGRPRAYYRAFCLCRICLRQLAHSGELPGITKASW from the coding sequence ATGGCGAAGACCGCGTTGATTGAGAAGCAGAAGCGTCCGGCGAAGTTCTCCGCCCGCGCGTACAACCGGTGCAAGCGCTGCGGCCGACCGCGCGCCTATTACCGCGCGTTCTGCCTGTGCCGGATTTGCTTGCGGCAGCTGGCGCATTCGGGCGAGCTGCCCGGTATCACGAAGGCGAGCTGGTGA